From the Rhodothermales bacterium genome, one window contains:
- a CDS encoding response regulator transcription factor yields the protein MPSRTRPEAELLTILVVDDEEDLLELLQYNLEKEGFRVLLAPNGLEGIDVARREKPDLIVLDIMMPGLDGIEVCRRLRSDALLRNTPILMLTARTEEEAQVQSLDIGADIYLPKPVSIPVLISQIKALVRTAHRTEKQPAFLSLDDLEIDRDRYLVFQKSNGETIEHRLPRKEFELLYFLASYPGKVFSRQDVLDKVWGHDVYVVDRTVDVHIRKIREKLGNDIIETVKGIGYKFKA from the coding sequence ATGCCATCGCGGACGCGCCCTGAGGCCGAACTCCTGACCATCCTCGTTGTGGACGACGAGGAGGATTTGCTCGAACTGCTCCAGTACAACCTCGAAAAAGAGGGATTTCGCGTGTTGCTGGCCCCGAATGGCTTGGAGGGCATCGACGTCGCGCGCCGGGAGAAACCGGATCTTATCGTGCTGGACATCATGATGCCAGGGCTCGACGGCATCGAGGTGTGCCGCCGGCTCCGCAGCGATGCCCTACTCCGCAACACGCCGATCCTCATGCTGACCGCCCGGACCGAAGAGGAGGCGCAGGTGCAAAGTCTCGACATCGGGGCGGACATCTACCTGCCCAAGCCGGTCTCCATCCCGGTGCTGATCAGCCAGATCAAGGCGCTCGTCCGGACGGCCCATCGCACCGAAAAGCAGCCGGCGTTTCTTTCGCTGGATGATCTCGAGATCGACCGCGATCGCTACCTCGTCTTCCAGAAGTCGAACGGCGAAACCATCGAGCACCGGCTGCCCCGCAAGGAGTTCGAACTGCTCTATTTCCTGGCCTCCTATCCCGGCAAGGTCTTCTCACGCCAGGACGTGCTGGACAAAGTATGGGGTCATGACGTGTACGTCGTTGACCGAACCGTTGATGTGCATATTCGTAAGATCCGCGAAAAGCTGGGTAACGATATCATCGAAACGGTAAAGGGGATTGGCTACAAATTCAAAGCCTGA
- a CDS encoding branched-chain amino acid transaminase yields MHHDIWFNGKLVPYEKATIHVLSHVVHYGSSVFEGIRCYNTDQGSGVFRLREHMRRLYDSARIYRMEIPYTIEEIEAATMETIANSGLKSCYIRPVVFRGMGSLGVNPIKNDVETVIAVWEWGAYLGPEALESGVDVHVASWSRMAPNTFPAMAKAGGNYLNASLVKMDAVLNGYNEGIMLNKEGYVAEGSGENLFVIRDGVLYTAPQSLSILPGITRDAVITLAKGLGYTVEERLIPREALYICDELFFTGTAAEVTPIRSVDKHVIGTGKRGPITTEIQNAFFDVIKKGDDPHGWLTPVPATATV; encoded by the coding sequence ATGCATCACGACATCTGGTTCAACGGAAAACTCGTTCCCTACGAAAAAGCGACCATCCACGTCCTTTCGCACGTCGTACACTACGGCTCTTCGGTATTCGAAGGCATTCGCTGCTACAACACGGACCAGGGCTCCGGCGTATTCCGGCTACGCGAGCACATGCGCCGGCTGTATGACTCCGCCCGCATCTACCGGATGGAGATTCCCTACACCATCGAGGAGATTGAAGCCGCCACGATGGAGACGATCGCCAACAGTGGCCTGAAGTCCTGCTACATCCGCCCCGTCGTCTTCCGCGGCATGGGCAGCCTGGGCGTCAACCCGATCAAGAACGACGTCGAGACCGTCATCGCCGTGTGGGAATGGGGCGCGTACCTCGGGCCGGAGGCGCTGGAGAGCGGCGTCGACGTCCACGTCGCGTCCTGGAGCCGCATGGCGCCGAACACCTTCCCCGCGATGGCGAAGGCCGGCGGCAACTACCTCAACGCTTCCCTCGTGAAGATGGACGCCGTGCTCAACGGCTACAACGAGGGCATCATGCTCAACAAGGAAGGCTATGTGGCCGAGGGCAGCGGAGAGAACCTGTTCGTCATCCGCGACGGCGTGCTCTACACCGCCCCGCAGAGCCTCTCGATCCTGCCCGGCATCACGCGCGACGCCGTAATCACCCTCGCGAAAGGCCTCGGCTATACCGTCGAGGAGCGGCTGATCCCGCGCGAGGCGCTGTACATCTGCGACGAGCTGTTTTTCACCGGCACCGCAGCGGAGGTCACGCCGATCCGGTCGGTCGACAAACACGTGATCGGCACCGGCAAGCGGGGTCCGATCACGACCGAGATCCAGAATGCCTTCTTCGACGTCATCAAGAAAGGCGACGACCCGCACGGCTGGCTGACGCCCGTGCCGGCGACGGCGACGGTGTGA
- a CDS encoding ATP-binding protein — MATNSKPEPESGAAVARRMPVRFSRLSLKIALPIAGMLLAVMGGLHYTISPFPLGVLLGLPLFILVAAYFTAYALLAHRLHLARTTLKQVRKHRFENLEAAHLPRGDELNALVWQVYRAGQVLEKEIQGLKKVENYRREFLGDVSHELKTPIFAIQGFAETLLNGALEDRRVNQSFVKKILNNATRLRNLTNDLSEISRIETGELQMMMSDFSLSEVVNEVIEGLEDIAESKSVTLRSRIAEPLPRVKGDRERMRQVLINLVDNAIKYSNPSGFVEVVCRPLPSGHVKVSVVDNGIGIAPQHIPRITERFYRVDKSRSRLQGGTGLGLAIVKHILGAHDTQMMIESKPDKGSTFGFLLKTVKGPAAPAPTSK, encoded by the coding sequence TTGGCTACAAATTCAAAGCCTGAGCCGGAGTCAGGCGCGGCCGTCGCCCGGCGGATGCCGGTCCGCTTCAGCCGGCTCTCCCTGAAGATTGCGCTGCCGATTGCCGGCATGCTCCTCGCGGTCATGGGGGGCCTCCACTACACGATCTCTCCGTTTCCGCTCGGCGTGCTCCTGGGGCTGCCGCTTTTTATCCTCGTCGCGGCCTATTTCACGGCCTACGCCCTGCTGGCCCATCGTCTGCATCTGGCGCGGACGACGCTAAAACAGGTTCGCAAGCATCGTTTCGAGAACCTGGAAGCCGCCCATCTGCCGCGCGGCGACGAACTCAATGCGCTGGTCTGGCAGGTCTATCGCGCCGGCCAGGTGCTTGAAAAGGAGATCCAGGGGCTGAAGAAGGTGGAAAACTACCGGCGCGAGTTCCTCGGCGACGTGTCCCATGAACTCAAAACGCCCATCTTCGCGATCCAGGGTTTCGCCGAGACGCTGCTGAATGGCGCGCTGGAGGATCGGCGCGTCAACCAGTCGTTCGTCAAAAAAATCCTCAACAACGCCACGCGGCTGCGCAACCTCACCAACGACCTGTCCGAGATCTCACGCATCGAGACGGGCGAATTGCAGATGATGATGAGCGACTTCAGCCTTAGCGAAGTCGTCAACGAAGTGATCGAAGGGCTGGAGGACATCGCCGAGAGCAAGTCGGTTACGTTGCGATCCCGCATCGCCGAGCCGCTTCCCCGCGTCAAGGGCGATCGCGAACGCATGCGCCAGGTGCTGATCAACCTGGTGGATAACGCCATCAAATACAGCAATCCGAGTGGTTTTGTGGAAGTCGTATGCCGGCCGCTGCCCTCCGGGCACGTCAAGGTGTCGGTGGTGGACAACGGCATCGGCATCGCCCCGCAGCACATCCCCCGCATCACCGAGCGGTTTTATCGGGTGGACAAAAGCCGCTCGCGGCTGCAGGGCGGCACCGGGCTCGGTCTGGCCATCGTAAAGCACATCCTGGGCGCCCACGACACGCAGATGATGATCGAGAGCAAACCCGACAAAGGATCGACGTTCGGCTTTTTGCTCAAGACCGTGAAGGGTCCCGCCGCGCCGGCGCCCACTTCAAAATAG
- a CDS encoding queuosine precursor transporter, which yields MIQDAYVLSRPQKLFVVCTAIFLTALVVAEATASKFFTAFDLPFTIRILGQQFTTVVMTAGVIAFPVTFIVTDLMNEYFGRRGIAFVTVIGMLMILFEFLLVQIAMAVPTASISPVSGEAFNMVFGATGRVIFGSLIAYLVGQLADITLFHWLRKLTEGRHLWLRATGSTFGSQFLDTFIVLMVAFAGQLSFQEILAITLFNYIYKFIIAIVITPVIYLAHWLMDMYLGRETSEALIHQAEEMG from the coding sequence ATGATCCAGGACGCCTACGTTTTGAGCCGGCCGCAAAAACTCTTTGTGGTCTGCACCGCTATCTTTCTGACCGCGCTCGTCGTCGCCGAGGCCACGGCGAGCAAGTTTTTTACGGCGTTCGACCTGCCGTTCACGATCCGCATCCTGGGGCAGCAGTTCACGACGGTGGTGATGACGGCCGGCGTCATCGCGTTCCCGGTCACGTTTATCGTGACGGACCTGATGAATGAATACTTCGGCCGGCGGGGCATCGCGTTTGTCACCGTGATCGGGATGCTGATGATCCTGTTCGAGTTCCTGCTCGTCCAGATCGCCATGGCCGTGCCCACCGCCTCCATCTCCCCGGTCAGCGGCGAGGCGTTCAACATGGTCTTCGGCGCGACGGGGCGGGTGATCTTCGGGAGCCTCATCGCCTATCTCGTCGGTCAGCTCGCGGATATCACGCTATTCCACTGGCTGCGCAAACTCACCGAGGGCCGGCACCTCTGGCTCCGCGCGACGGGCTCTACGTTCGGATCGCAGTTCCTGGATACGTTTATCGTGCTGATGGTCGCTTTCGCCGGCCAGCTCTCGTTCCAGGAGATCCTCGCGATCACGCTCTTCAACTACATCTACAAATTCATCATCGCCATCGTGATCACGCCCGTCATCTACCTCGCGCACTGGCTGATGGATATGTACCTGGGCCGCGAGACGTCCGAAGCACTGATCCACCAGGCGGAGGAGATGGGGTGA
- a CDS encoding PSD1 and planctomycete cytochrome C domain-containing protein, whose translation MSVAAALPIRCAVWIMVMLCYAACRAPGESDLPDVVDFDADIQPILSNNCYVCHGPDVSTREAGLRLDLRDSALVVLKGGTTAIVPGDPHASELIKRIRSEDPEERMPPPEAKKVLSPRERALIERWIEQGAEYRPHWALVPPERQEPPFVRRLVAPENPIDRFLEARLTAAGVRPGPPASRESLMRRLSFVLTGLPPTPEGIDAFLADASPEAYERLVDRLLASPQFGERWARHWMDVVRYADTKGHEFDYPVIGAWTYRDYLIRAFNQDLPYDRFVLEQLAGDLLDQPRRHPDEGYSESAIGTMFFTLGEGTHSPVDLQIDESIRIDNIIDVTGKTFMGLTVACARCHDHKFDPIPTTDYYSLYGIVKSSRFALRDAHETPALEDETTEIAALDHDVRAALGRRWMDELVAVGDALPPLAPGEAFQPADSLARSLGDFSAGRGFDGWRVDGLAFGTKPVAGAPVFEGERLLTLKSPRASSAAISTKIFGTLRSPTFVIDADHITVRAAGRASRVRLIIDNFQLIQYPIYGGLEQAPDSAAMQNYTFDVARWKGRPAYIELFPGYFKQQTPVREAGAYIEAEGAWMHDAPLERATTSPAPLAGAALRAALSDAVRRWVDGLADYTEVALLNGAIEAGYLSSEGIDLAAEQGRRAEREASLPEPVLMMAILDGDGEDQPVFVRGSVGMPSPERVPRRFMHALQRGDAPFEEAGSGRLAFAEAVVDPANPLTARVMVNRIWHHVFGRGLVDTVDNFGLQGSRPTHPELLDYLAVRFVEEGWSMKAMIRLMVTSEAFQRATTPDRRAQERDPDNRLWHQYPVRRLESEAIRDAMLAASGELDLAMYGPPVPVYLSDFMTGRGRPGESGPLDGDGRRSIYQAVRRNFLSPLMLVFDMPIPFSTFGSRNASNVPAQSLALLNDPFVAQQAEAWGRRMVALRELDAPQRVRSMYRMALARAPAEEELHAALDFIAAQAALYELDESAALNDPRVWRDYAHALFNLKEFIHLV comes from the coding sequence ATGTCCGTAGCCGCCGCTCTACCTATCCGTTGCGCCGTGTGGATCATGGTGATGCTCTGTTATGCGGCGTGTCGCGCGCCGGGAGAATCGGACCTGCCGGACGTGGTCGATTTCGACGCAGACATCCAGCCGATCCTGTCGAACAACTGCTATGTCTGCCACGGCCCCGATGTCAGCACGCGGGAGGCAGGCCTCCGTCTCGATCTTCGGGATTCGGCCCTTGTCGTGTTGAAGGGTGGAACAACCGCCATCGTGCCGGGCGATCCCCACGCTAGCGAGCTGATCAAACGCATCCGTTCGGAGGATCCCGAGGAGCGTATGCCGCCGCCCGAAGCGAAAAAGGTGTTATCTCCCCGCGAGCGGGCCTTGATCGAACGCTGGATCGAACAGGGCGCGGAATACCGTCCCCACTGGGCGCTCGTGCCGCCCGAAAGACAGGAGCCGCCGTTCGTCCGCCGGCTCGTCGCGCCCGAAAACCCGATCGACCGCTTTCTGGAAGCCCGCCTCACCGCCGCCGGCGTGCGTCCGGGGCCCCCGGCGTCCCGCGAGAGCCTGATGCGCCGGCTCTCGTTTGTACTGACCGGGTTGCCGCCGACGCCCGAGGGCATCGATGCGTTTCTTGCGGACGCGTCGCCCGAGGCCTACGAGCGCCTCGTCGACCGCCTGCTCGCCTCGCCCCAATTCGGGGAGCGATGGGCCCGGCACTGGATGGACGTCGTTCGATACGCCGACACCAAGGGGCACGAGTTCGATTACCCCGTCATAGGCGCATGGACGTACCGGGATTATCTCATCCGCGCGTTCAACCAGGACCTGCCTTATGACCGGTTCGTGCTGGAACAGCTCGCCGGCGACCTCCTGGACCAACCGCGGCGCCATCCCGACGAGGGGTACAGCGAATCGGCCATCGGGACGATGTTTTTTACGCTCGGCGAGGGGACCCACAGCCCGGTGGATCTGCAGATCGACGAGTCGATCCGGATCGACAACATCATCGATGTGACGGGAAAGACCTTCATGGGGCTGACGGTCGCCTGCGCCCGTTGCCACGATCACAAATTCGACCCGATCCCGACGACGGACTACTACAGCCTCTACGGCATCGTCAAGAGTTCGCGTTTCGCGCTGCGCGATGCCCACGAGACGCCGGCGCTGGAGGACGAGACCACGGAAATTGCCGCGCTGGATCATGATGTGCGCGCCGCGCTCGGCCGTCGGTGGATGGATGAGCTGGTCGCCGTGGGCGATGCGCTGCCGCCGCTCGCCCCCGGGGAGGCCTTCCAGCCGGCCGATTCGCTGGCCCGGTCGCTTGGCGACTTTAGCGCGGGCCGGGGTTTCGATGGGTGGCGCGTCGATGGCCTCGCCTTCGGCACGAAGCCCGTGGCCGGTGCTCCGGTTTTCGAGGGGGAACGGCTGCTCACCCTGAAGTCGCCCCGCGCGTCCAGCGCAGCGATCTCCACGAAAATCTTCGGCACGCTGCGTTCGCCGACTTTCGTGATCGACGCCGACCATATCACCGTGCGCGCCGCCGGCAGGGCGTCCCGTGTGCGGCTCATCATCGACAATTTCCAGCTGATCCAGTACCCCATTTACGGGGGGCTCGAACAGGCGCCCGACAGCGCCGCGATGCAGAACTACACGTTCGATGTCGCCCGCTGGAAAGGCCGGCCGGCGTATATCGAGCTGTTTCCCGGGTATTTCAAGCAGCAAACGCCGGTGCGCGAAGCCGGCGCGTATATCGAAGCCGAAGGGGCCTGGATGCACGATGCACCCCTTGAGCGCGCAACAACCTCGCCGGCGCCCCTGGCAGGGGCCGCGCTGCGCGCTGCGCTCTCCGACGCCGTGCGTCGCTGGGTGGATGGGCTGGCGGACTATACCGAGGTCGCCCTGTTGAACGGCGCCATCGAAGCCGGCTATCTGTCCTCCGAAGGGATCGACCTGGCGGCGGAGCAGGGACGTCGCGCCGAGCGGGAGGCGTCGCTGCCGGAACCGGTGCTCATGATGGCCATCCTGGATGGCGACGGTGAGGATCAACCGGTATTCGTGCGCGGCAGCGTGGGCATGCCGTCGCCCGAGCGGGTGCCGCGGCGTTTCATGCATGCCCTCCAGCGTGGCGACGCGCCGTTCGAGGAGGCCGGCAGCGGCCGGCTCGCCTTCGCCGAGGCGGTCGTCGACCCCGCCAACCCGCTCACGGCCCGCGTCATGGTCAACCGCATCTGGCACCACGTCTTCGGACGCGGGCTCGTCGATACGGTCGATAACTTCGGCCTCCAGGGAAGCCGGCCCACCCATCCGGAGCTGCTGGACTATCTGGCCGTGCGGTTCGTCGAGGAAGGATGGTCGATGAAGGCGATGATTCGCCTGATGGTGACGTCCGAGGCGTTCCAGCGCGCCACCACGCCGGATCGGCGCGCCCAGGAGCGCGACCCCGACAACCGGTTATGGCACCAATATCCCGTGCGCCGGCTCGAGTCCGAAGCCATCCGCGACGCCATGCTCGCGGCGTCGGGCGAGCTTGATCTTGCGATGTACGGCCCCCCCGTGCCGGTGTACCTGTCCGACTTCATGACCGGTCGCGGTCGACCGGGCGAGTCCGGACCGCTCGATGGCGACGGCCGGCGCAGCATCTATCAGGCCGTGCGGCGCAATTTTCTGTCGCCGCTGATGCTGGTGTTCGATATGCCGATCCCGTTCTCCACGTTCGGGAGCAGGAACGCCTCCAACGTCCCGGCCCAGTCCCTGGCGTTGCTCAACGACCCCTTCGTCGCGCAGCAGGCCGAGGCCTGGGGCCGCCGGATGGTGGCGCTCCGTGAGCTGGACGCGCCGCAGCGCGTGCGGAGCATGTACCGGATGGCGCTGGCGCGCGCGCCGGCGGAAGAAGAGCTGCACGCCGCGCTCGATTTCATCGCGGCGCAGGCCGCGCTGTACGAACTGGACGAAAGCGCCGCGCTGAACGACCCGCGCGTCTGGCGCGACTACGCGCATGCCCTGTTCAACCTCAAGGAATTCATCCACCTCGTCTGA
- a CDS encoding DUF1501 domain-containing protein — protein sequence MKPHRPCRHLSRREMLALCRNGFGSVALTSLLGSAAFGCQVTSGGPAGATMPMTPRRPDAIPQARSVIFLYMDGGVSQVDSFDPKPRLDREHGQSPYAKFKVDNTQFDDVGTILKSPWRFRQYGESGMPVSDLFPHIATCVDDLALVRSMVSQFPEHTNANYFLHTGIGIQGRPSMGAWVTYGLGSENQNLPGYVVIDGGLVPPGGLDNFNSGFLPAAFQGSVFKAGETPLANVRPLEEDPRIQASKRALMRRMDDALLGKLGPADPIESSIANYELAFRMQASVPELTDLSGESAATRRLYGLYSDDPHTRSYGMQCLLARRLVERGVRFIELTCPRVDADRWDQHASLKKGHELNAHAVDQPIAGLLRDLKARGLFDQTLVVWAGEFGRTPFAQGSDGRDHNPSAFSIWLAGAGVRGGTIYGETDEYGYRVVDKPTTIHDLHATMLYLLGLDHEKLTYRFGGRDIRLTDVHGHVVHDILSA from the coding sequence ATGAAGCCGCATCGACCCTGCCGCCATCTGTCCCGCCGCGAAATGCTCGCGCTGTGCCGCAACGGGTTCGGATCCGTCGCCCTGACGTCGCTGCTCGGCAGCGCGGCGTTCGGCTGCCAGGTGACCAGCGGCGGTCCGGCCGGCGCGACCATGCCTATGACGCCCCGCCGGCCCGACGCCATCCCGCAAGCCCGCAGCGTCATCTTTCTCTACATGGATGGCGGCGTCTCGCAGGTCGACTCGTTCGACCCCAAACCGCGCCTCGACCGCGAACATGGCCAGAGCCCGTACGCCAAGTTCAAGGTCGACAACACCCAGTTCGACGACGTGGGCACCATCCTGAAAAGTCCCTGGCGGTTCCGTCAGTACGGCGAGAGCGGGATGCCGGTGAGCGATCTGTTTCCGCACATCGCCACCTGCGTCGACGACCTGGCGCTCGTTCGTTCGATGGTGTCCCAGTTTCCCGAACACACGAACGCCAACTATTTTCTGCACACCGGCATCGGCATCCAGGGCCGGCCCAGCATGGGGGCGTGGGTGACGTACGGGCTGGGCAGCGAGAACCAGAACCTGCCTGGGTATGTGGTGATCGATGGCGGACTGGTGCCCCCAGGCGGACTCGACAACTTCAACAGCGGGTTCCTGCCGGCTGCGTTCCAGGGGTCGGTGTTCAAGGCTGGCGAGACGCCGCTGGCGAACGTCCGCCCGCTGGAGGAGGACCCGCGCATCCAGGCGAGCAAGCGCGCGCTGATGCGGCGAATGGACGATGCGCTGCTGGGCAAACTCGGGCCGGCGGACCCCATCGAGTCGTCTATCGCGAATTACGAGCTGGCGTTTCGGATGCAGGCCTCGGTGCCGGAGCTAACCGATCTCTCGGGCGAATCGGCGGCGACGCGCCGGCTGTACGGGCTCTATTCGGACGATCCGCATACCCGCAGCTACGGGATGCAGTGCCTCCTGGCCCGCCGGCTCGTCGAGCGTGGCGTCCGCTTCATCGAACTCACCTGCCCCCGCGTCGACGCCGACCGCTGGGATCAACATGCGAGCCTGAAAAAAGGGCACGAACTGAACGCCCACGCCGTCGACCAGCCCATCGCCGGACTGCTGAGGGACCTGAAGGCGAGGGGGCTGTTCGATCAGACGCTCGTCGTGTGGGCCGGCGAGTTCGGGCGCACGCCGTTTGCGCAGGGGTCGGACGGGCGGGATCACAACCCGTCGGCCTTCAGCATCTGGCTGGCCGGGGCCGGCGTGCGGGGCGGCACCATCTATGGCGAAACGGATGAGTACGGGTACCGCGTGGTCGACAAGCCGACGACCATTCACGACCTCCACGCCACGATGCTCTATCTCCTCGGCCTCGATCACGAAAAGCTGACCTACCGCTTCGGCGGGCGCGACATCCGCCTGACGGACGTGCACGGCCATGTCGTGCACGACATCCTCTCCGCCTGA
- a CDS encoding serine/threonine-protein kinase: MSLQPGLARGYEIDGHRIEEALDQDVLGTLYLATDIGVQRPVALRVINPILAQDPIFVQQFQIEASRLAQLSHPNIVTIYDIRDTNQATYISMEYVESETLSAYLDQVKGPRWRLGVPLLQQVLEALDYAHRLGILHESLKPDRILVTEDGRVKLKDFGISRMLKKVSLLPLSYNDSDIRGYPSPEQLDSQARVDERSDVYSIGLILYEILTGTLPFDKLAPDFVVRNTLNDAMIQNPARLNPNVPRRLAQITMKALRKQPGDRYQTVREMLQDLTEADRSHSQPTRPPRHNRLRSTLRRMVTPVAAAYTFVGLLFATGSLYAFQQPDADPFKILSVDGPAMAAAAVPRPLPPPERPPRTAVVDPAQGPVLPFDPPADPIPPDPVPANLPAMDPQATTAPTAPVVAPVAPPPADPVVAPLPAGNPVALASPADPVPADPRPVNPAPAAAAQPRKPAVGWLAITSRPAGAVVLINGKLSGKTPKNGAALPPGPATVALTLEGYEAVTTDIDISAGQTLPIDQTLKPRDGAIKLHITPRGDVYLDDELVIPRAEGLHTLMASPDSHLVTVQHPAFGKWQRMLLPRYNEDQHFTIDFTRDATVDINSFDEDGSFVIGEIWIDGKATGQYTPMTIQTPVGVRSIDVRADGYRMLRPMRVNVDGTGQDVVEIILERVSAADVH, encoded by the coding sequence ATGAGCCTGCAACCCGGTCTGGCAAGAGGGTATGAGATCGACGGCCACCGCATCGAGGAGGCGCTGGATCAGGATGTCCTGGGCACCCTGTATCTGGCGACCGACATCGGCGTGCAACGCCCCGTCGCACTTCGCGTGATCAATCCGATCCTCGCGCAGGATCCCATTTTCGTCCAGCAGTTCCAGATCGAAGCCAGCCGGCTCGCTCAGCTCAGCCATCCCAATATCGTCACCATCTACGATATCCGGGACACGAACCAGGCGACCTACATCTCCATGGAATATGTGGAGAGCGAAACCCTCTCGGCTTACCTGGATCAGGTGAAGGGGCCGCGCTGGCGTCTCGGGGTCCCCCTCCTCCAGCAGGTGCTCGAGGCGCTCGACTACGCGCACCGCCTGGGCATCCTCCACGAATCGCTCAAGCCGGATCGCATCCTCGTCACGGAAGACGGCCGCGTCAAGCTCAAGGATTTCGGGATCTCGCGGATGCTCAAGAAGGTGAGCCTGCTGCCGCTCTCCTACAACGATTCGGACATCCGAGGCTATCCTTCCCCCGAACAGCTCGACTCGCAGGCCCGCGTCGACGAGCGGTCGGACGTGTACAGTATCGGACTCATCCTGTACGAGATCCTCACCGGCACGCTTCCGTTCGATAAGCTGGCGCCCGATTTTGTCGTTCGCAATACGCTGAACGACGCCATGATCCAGAATCCCGCGCGGCTCAACCCGAACGTGCCGCGCCGGCTTGCCCAGATCACGATGAAGGCCCTGCGCAAGCAGCCGGGCGATCGGTATCAGACGGTGCGGGAGATGCTGCAGGATCTGACCGAGGCGGATCGCAGCCATAGCCAGCCGACCCGCCCACCGAGGCACAACCGGCTGCGGTCTACCCTGCGCCGGATGGTCACCCCGGTGGCCGCCGCCTACACCTTCGTCGGACTCCTCTTCGCCACCGGATCGCTCTACGCGTTTCAACAGCCGGACGCCGATCCGTTCAAGATATTGAGCGTCGACGGGCCGGCCATGGCGGCCGCCGCCGTGCCGCGCCCGCTGCCGCCGCCCGAGCGTCCGCCCCGGACCGCCGTCGTCGACCCGGCGCAGGGCCCCGTCCTGCCCTTCGATCCCCCGGCCGATCCAATCCCGCCCGACCCGGTCCCGGCCAACCTGCCCGCGATGGATCCGCAGGCGACGACGGCGCCGACCGCCCCCGTCGTGGCACCGGTGGCACCGCCGCCGGCCGATCCGGTCGTCGCCCCGCTTCCTGCCGGCAACCCGGTCGCCCTGGCCTCGCCGGCCGACCCGGTTCCCGCCGACCCCAGGCCGGTCAACCCGGCCCCCGCCGCCGCCGCGCAGCCGCGCAAACCCGCCGTGGGCTGGCTCGCAATCACCTCGCGCCCCGCAGGGGCCGTGGTCCTCATCAACGGTAAGCTATCGGGCAAGACGCCGAAAAATGGGGCGGCGCTGCCGCCGGGGCCGGCAACCGTCGCGCTCACGCTGGAGGGTTATGAAGCCGTCACAACCGACATCGACATCAGCGCCGGGCAGACGCTGCCGATCGACCAAACGCTGAAACCTCGCGACGGAGCGATCAAACTGCACATCACGCCGCGCGGCGATGTGTACCTGGACGACGAGCTGGTCATCCCGAGAGCGGAGGGGCTGCACACGCTCATGGCATCGCCGGACTCCCATCTGGTCACCGTACAGCATCCCGCCTTCGGCAAATGGCAGCGCATGCTGCTGCCCCGCTACAATGAGGACCAGCATTTCACCATCGACTTCACCAGGGACGCCACGGTCGACATCAATTCGTTCGACGAAGACGGCTCGTTCGTGATCGGCGAGATCTGGATCGATGGCAAGGCGACGGGGCAATACACCCCGATGACGATCCAAACCCCGGTCGGGGTACGCTCGATCGACGTCCGCGCGGACGGCTACCGGATGCTGCGGCCGATGCGCGTCAATGTCGACGGCACCGGCCAGGACGTTGTCGAAATCATTCTGGAGCGGGTGTCCGCCGCCGACGTGCACTGA